The Toxorhynchites rutilus septentrionalis strain SRP chromosome 3, ASM2978413v1, whole genome shotgun sequence genome includes a region encoding these proteins:
- the LOC129778763 gene encoding dynein regulatory complex protein 9-like isoform X1 — translation MSNQLEIYKKSSESSEGEDGKYDVTHVIELLINTINNGTLASTIDSFSCSSTKPKPTFNEIESAMINSVIEETIFKLIIVNMEDDQGSMPIVKKPAMHIRFDPSYKNKTFSENQAVDVAMGMMILVKLKNDISNLRRLLSDTHEEMAEYGTFETLQTFMDNDVQSEKEEHQLIRDSILNEKKLKALQVQLDRETKHLKALLKQLDDEMFDLETKSQDIRVENDVKSRLVHKWENTRHQQAQIVIQSKENDLLERSKETRENIERELRLKSEIDVYISYCIDQINEKISFWVDKYQREVKAFDKDIMRHKDHISELKVKFEEMTALYKHREKEIKICAEFRKEREKQMAFADKQLRSAIKIQAWWRGTMVRKGLGPFKKKKKSKPTKSPKKGGKKSK, via the exons ATGTCGAACCAGCTGGAAATTTACAAAAAGTCCTCCGAATCATCCGAAGGCGAAGATGGTAAATATGACGTTACCCACGTAATAGAACTTTTAATTAATACTATTAACAATGGTACTCTAGCATCCACAATCGACTCGTTCAGTTGCTCCAGCACGAAACCCAAGCCGACTTTCAATGAGATTGAAAGTGCTATGATCAATTCTGTGATTGAGGAAACCATCTTCAAGTTAATTATCGTCAACATGGAGGATGACCAGGGAAGCATGCCGATCGTTAAGAAACCCGCAATGCACATTCGATTCGATCCGTcgtataaaaataaaacatttagtGAAAATCAGGCCGTGGATGTAGCGATGGGAATGATGATACTGGTGAAGTTGAAGAACGATAT ATCCAACTTGAGGAGATTACTTTCGGATACTCACGAGGAGATGGCGGAGTACGGTACTTTTGAGACACTGCAAACATTCATGGACAATGATGTTCAGAGCGAAAAAGAGGAGCATCAACTTATCAGAGATAGTATCTTGAACGAGAAAAAGTTAAAGGCACTGCAAGTGCAGTTGGATCGCGAAACAAAACATCTTAAGGCTTTGCTGAAGCAACTGGATGATGAAATGTTCGACTTGGAGACAAAATCACAG gacatTCGTGTCGAAAACGATGTTAAATCCAGGCTGGTGCACAAATGGGAGAACACTCGTCACCAGCAAGCACAAATCGTGATTCAAAGCAAGGAAAATGATTTGTTGGAACGGTCCAAGGAAACTAGAGAGAACATTGAGCGAGAATTGAGATTGAAGAGTGAGATTGATG taTACATAAGTTATTGTATTGAtcaaatcaatgagaaaatatCTTTTTGGGTTGACAAATATCAACGGGAGGTGAAAGCCTTCGACAAGGATATTATGCGACACAAAGATCACATAAGCGAGCTTAAAGTGAAATTCGAAGAAATGACCGCTCTCTACAAACATCGggagaaggaaataaaaatttgtgCTGAGTTCCGAAAGGAGCGCGAGAAACAAATGGCGTTCGCTGATAAACAATTACGGTCAGCCATCAAAATACAGGCCTGGTGGCGCGGAACAATGGTACGAAAGGGATTGGGACCgttcaagaaaaagaaaaaatcaaaaccaaccAAATCACCTAAAAAAGGTGGTAAGAAAAGTAAATAG
- the LOC129778763 gene encoding dynein regulatory complex protein 9-like isoform X2: MSNQLEIYKKSSESSEGEDASTIDSFSCSSTKPKPTFNEIESAMINSVIEETIFKLIIVNMEDDQGSMPIVKKPAMHIRFDPSYKNKTFSENQAVDVAMGMMILVKLKNDISNLRRLLSDTHEEMAEYGTFETLQTFMDNDVQSEKEEHQLIRDSILNEKKLKALQVQLDRETKHLKALLKQLDDEMFDLETKSQDIRVENDVKSRLVHKWENTRHQQAQIVIQSKENDLLERSKETRENIERELRLKSEIDVYISYCIDQINEKISFWVDKYQREVKAFDKDIMRHKDHISELKVKFEEMTALYKHREKEIKICAEFRKEREKQMAFADKQLRSAIKIQAWWRGTMVRKGLGPFKKKKKSKPTKSPKKGGKKSK, encoded by the exons ATGTCGAACCAGCTGGAAATTTACAAAAAGTCCTCCGAATCATCCGAAGGCGAAGATG CATCCACAATCGACTCGTTCAGTTGCTCCAGCACGAAACCCAAGCCGACTTTCAATGAGATTGAAAGTGCTATGATCAATTCTGTGATTGAGGAAACCATCTTCAAGTTAATTATCGTCAACATGGAGGATGACCAGGGAAGCATGCCGATCGTTAAGAAACCCGCAATGCACATTCGATTCGATCCGTcgtataaaaataaaacatttagtGAAAATCAGGCCGTGGATGTAGCGATGGGAATGATGATACTGGTGAAGTTGAAGAACGATAT ATCCAACTTGAGGAGATTACTTTCGGATACTCACGAGGAGATGGCGGAGTACGGTACTTTTGAGACACTGCAAACATTCATGGACAATGATGTTCAGAGCGAAAAAGAGGAGCATCAACTTATCAGAGATAGTATCTTGAACGAGAAAAAGTTAAAGGCACTGCAAGTGCAGTTGGATCGCGAAACAAAACATCTTAAGGCTTTGCTGAAGCAACTGGATGATGAAATGTTCGACTTGGAGACAAAATCACAG gacatTCGTGTCGAAAACGATGTTAAATCCAGGCTGGTGCACAAATGGGAGAACACTCGTCACCAGCAAGCACAAATCGTGATTCAAAGCAAGGAAAATGATTTGTTGGAACGGTCCAAGGAAACTAGAGAGAACATTGAGCGAGAATTGAGATTGAAGAGTGAGATTGATG taTACATAAGTTATTGTATTGAtcaaatcaatgagaaaatatCTTTTTGGGTTGACAAATATCAACGGGAGGTGAAAGCCTTCGACAAGGATATTATGCGACACAAAGATCACATAAGCGAGCTTAAAGTGAAATTCGAAGAAATGACCGCTCTCTACAAACATCGggagaaggaaataaaaatttgtgCTGAGTTCCGAAAGGAGCGCGAGAAACAAATGGCGTTCGCTGATAAACAATTACGGTCAGCCATCAAAATACAGGCCTGGTGGCGCGGAACAATGGTACGAAAGGGATTGGGACCgttcaagaaaaagaaaaaatcaaaaccaaccAAATCACCTAAAAAAGGTGGTAAGAAAAGTAAATAG